A window from Lachnoanaerobaculum umeaense encodes these proteins:
- the nox gene encoding H2O-forming NADH oxidase, producing the protein MSKIVVVGANHAGTCAINTITGFNEGDEVVVFDQNSNISFLGCGMALWIGGQISKPDGLFYSNKEKLESQGAKVNMNSKVERIDFDKKFVCATLEDGQKVEESYDKLILATGSLPIVPPIPGRDLENVQLVKLFQNAEEVINKLENPDIKTIAVVGAGYIGVELAEAFERHNKKVIMVDIANTSLSSYYDPEFSALMDKNLSDHGIQLAFGETVKEIKGNGKVEAIVTDKNEYQCDMVILAIGFRPNTELGKEYLETMPNGAYIVDETQQTSMKDVYAIGDCATVYFNATGERSYIALATNAVRSGIIAAHNACGKKLETIGVQGSNAISIYDLKLVSTGLSEQRAKQLGMDVLSTSFEDLQKATFIETTNPKVNIKIVYDAKTRAIVGAQMASTYDMSMGIHMFSLAIQEKVTIDKLKLLDIFFLPHFNQPYNYITMAALSAK; encoded by the coding sequence ATGAGTAAAATAGTAGTAGTAGGTGCAAATCATGCCGGTACTTGTGCGATCAATACAATCACAGGATTTAATGAGGGAGATGAAGTAGTAGTATTTGATCAAAATTCAAATATCAGCTTTTTGGGCTGTGGTATGGCACTTTGGATAGGTGGACAAATCTCAAAACCGGACGGACTTTTCTATTCAAATAAGGAGAAGCTTGAGTCTCAGGGAGCAAAGGTTAATATGAACAGCAAGGTTGAGAGAATAGATTTTGATAAAAAGTTTGTTTGTGCAACTTTGGAAGACGGTCAGAAGGTAGAAGAGAGCTATGACAAGCTTATACTTGCTACAGGTTCACTACCTATAGTACCACCAATACCTGGTAGAGATTTGGAGAATGTTCAGCTCGTTAAGCTTTTCCAGAATGCCGAAGAAGTAATAAATAAGCTTGAAAACCCTGATATAAAGACTATTGCCGTAGTAGGTGCAGGATACATAGGTGTAGAGCTTGCAGAAGCTTTTGAAAGACATAATAAAAAAGTGATTATGGTTGATATTGCCAATACTTCACTCTCAAGTTATTATGATCCTGAGTTTAGTGCTTTGATGGACAAGAATCTTTCAGATCATGGAATTCAGCTTGCCTTCGGTGAGACCGTAAAGGAAATAAAGGGAAATGGCAAGGTAGAGGCTATAGTTACTGATAAGAATGAATATCAGTGTGATATGGTTATACTTGCTATAGGATTTAGACCAAATACTGAGCTTGGAAAAGAATATCTTGAGACTATGCCAAATGGTGCATACATAGTTGATGAAACTCAACAAACAAGCATGAAGGACGTATATGCTATTGGCGACTGTGCTACTGTATACTTTAATGCGACAGGGGAAAGGTCTTATATCGCTCTTGCAACCAATGCAGTTCGTTCAGGAATTATAGCTGCACATAATGCATGTGGTAAGAAACTTGAGACTATCGGTGTTCAAGGGTCAAATGCGATTTCAATATATGATTTGAAGTTGGTATCCACAGGACTTAGCGAGCAAAGAGCAAAGCAACTTGGTATGGATGTACTTTCCACTTCATTTGAGGATTTACAAAAGGCAACATTTATTGAGACAACAAATCCTAAAGTAAATATAAAGATAGTATATGATGCAAAGACAAGAGCGATAGTAGGTGCTCAAATGGCATCAACATATGATATGTCAATGGGTATACACATGTTCTCACTTGCAATACAGGAAAAGGTAACTATAGATAAGCTGAAATTGCTTGATATATTCTTCCTTCCACATTTCAATCAACCATATAATTATATAACAATGGCTGCATTATCAGCAAAATAA
- the nagE gene encoding N-acetylglucosamine-specific PTS transporter subunit IIBC, whose protein sequence is MKYLQRLGKSLMLPVACLPVAAILMGIGYWIDPTGWGGNNIVAAFLLKAGGAIIDNMAILFAIGVAVGMSDDGDGAAALAGLVSWLVVTTLLSKGAVAMFTGVDADAVPAAFGKTQTQFIGIVCGLIGAICYNKFKTTKLPDALSFFSGKRSVAIVTAGFSLIASIILFFVWPVVYGALVGFGEAIMSTGALGAGIYGFFNRLLIPFGLHHALNSVFWFDVAGINDIGKFWGSAEGGILGQTGMYMSGFFPVMMFGLPGAALAMYHTAKDSRKKAAYGLLLAASLSSFFTGVTEPLEFAFMFLAPVLYLIHAILTGISLTIVALLPIRAGFNFSAGLVDWVLSFKAPFAENPLFLIPIGVIYGAIYYGIFRFVITQFNLKTPGREDDEEEEKKAVLSNDDYTAVASIILEGVGGPQNLTSIDNCITRLRLEIKDYTKVDEKKIKSAGVAGVIRPSKTSVQVIIGTKVQFVADEFKKLAKR, encoded by the coding sequence ATGAAGTATTTACAACGACTTGGGAAGTCTTTGATGCTTCCTGTAGCCTGCCTTCCTGTGGCAGCAATTTTGATGGGTATTGGTTATTGGATTGATCCTACCGGTTGGGGTGGTAATAATATAGTTGCAGCCTTCCTTTTAAAGGCAGGTGGTGCAATCATTGACAATATGGCTATTTTGTTTGCCATAGGTGTTGCTGTCGGTATGAGTGATGATGGTGACGGTGCAGCCGCACTTGCAGGTCTTGTTTCATGGCTTGTAGTTACAACTCTTTTATCAAAGGGAGCTGTTGCAATGTTTACAGGTGTTGATGCTGATGCTGTTCCTGCAGCTTTCGGTAAGACACAAACTCAATTTATCGGAATAGTTTGTGGCCTTATAGGTGCTATTTGTTATAATAAATTCAAAACAACTAAGCTTCCTGATGCACTCTCTTTCTTTAGTGGCAAGAGAAGTGTAGCTATAGTTACTGCCGGCTTCTCACTTATTGCATCTATTATCTTATTCTTTGTTTGGCCTGTAGTTTACGGTGCTTTGGTAGGATTTGGTGAGGCAATCATGAGTACAGGTGCTTTGGGTGCAGGAATATATGGTTTCTTTAACAGACTTCTGATTCCATTCGGGCTTCACCATGCACTTAACTCAGTATTCTGGTTTGATGTAGCAGGTATCAATGATATTGGAAAATTCTGGGGAAGTGCTGAAGGTGGTATCCTTGGACAGACAGGTATGTACATGTCAGGATTCTTCCCTGTAATGATGTTCGGTCTTCCCGGTGCTGCACTTGCAATGTATCACACCGCCAAGGATTCAAGAAAGAAAGCTGCTTACGGTCTTTTATTAGCTGCCTCTCTATCTTCATTCTTTACAGGAGTTACAGAACCACTTGAGTTTGCATTTATGTTCCTTGCACCGGTGCTTTATTTAATACATGCTATTTTAACAGGTATTTCACTTACTATAGTTGCACTACTTCCTATAAGAGCAGGATTTAACTTCAGTGCCGGTCTTGTTGACTGGGTGCTAAGTTTCAAAGCTCCATTTGCTGAAAATCCTTTATTCCTTATACCTATAGGTGTTATTTACGGTGCTATATACTACGGAATCTTCCGCTTTGTTATTACACAGTTTAACTTAAAGACTCCCGGTAGAGAAGATGATGAGGAAGAAGAGAAAAAGGCAGTTTTATCTAATGATGACTATACTGCAGTTGCAAGTATTATATTAGAAGGTGTCGGCGGTCCACAAAACCTCACTTCTATCGACAACTGTATTACAAGACTTCGTCTTGAAATCAAGGATTATACCAAGGTTGATGAAAAGAAGATCAAATCTGCAGGTGTTGCAGGTGTTATCAGACCTTCAAAGACTTCTGTACAAGTTATTATTGGTACAAAGGTTCAATTCGTAGCAGACGAATTTAAAAAACTTGCTAAGAGATAA
- the nrdG gene encoding anaerobic ribonucleoside-triphosphate reductase activating protein: MNYANIKYDDIANGPGVRTSLFVSGCTHACKGCFNEMAWDFKYGDILTEEIMENILASLQHDYVSGMTILGGEPMEKVNQIGILPLIEAFKKRYPKKNLWIYSGYTYDVDLIEGGRAYCEATPKILEHCDVIVDGKFVQELYDITLRFRGSSNQRIIDVKRSRKEGRVVLWEDDRTFATHSM, from the coding sequence ATGAATTATGCAAATATAAAGTATGACGATATAGCCAATGGTCCCGGAGTCAGAACCTCTCTATTTGTATCCGGATGTACACATGCATGTAAGGGTTGTTTTAATGAGATGGCATGGGATTTTAAATATGGGGATATATTAACAGAAGAAATCATGGAAAATATATTGGCATCTTTACAGCATGACTATGTATCCGGAATGACTATATTGGGTGGAGAGCCTATGGAAAAGGTAAATCAGATAGGAATTCTACCATTGATAGAGGCGTTTAAAAAGAGATATCCAAAGAAGAATCTTTGGATATACTCAGGATATACATATGATGTTGATTTGATAGAGGGGGGTAGAGCATACTGTGAGGCTACGCCAAAAATCTTAGAACATTGTGATGTCATAGTTGACGGTAAATTTGTACAGGAACTTTATGATATTACATTAAGGTTTAGAGGAAGCTCTAACCAAAGAATTATAGATGTGAAAAGGAGTCGCAAAGAAGGAAGAGTAGTACTCTGGGAAGACGACAGGACTTTTGCCACTCATAGTATGTAG